A window of the Gossypium hirsutum isolate 1008001.06 chromosome A03, Gossypium_hirsutum_v2.1, whole genome shotgun sequence genome harbors these coding sequences:
- the LOC121224210 gene encoding NDR1/HIN1-like protein 13, translated as MAERIHPGDSPPSSGEHSNSKPAPPSSDKPIPQPGTYVVQIPKDQVYRVPPPDNSRRYAHLSKSKSSRSTCCRCCCCLLTTILSLLLAAAIAAAVIYFVLKPEAPNYSVESVAIKGFNLTSPSPLSPEFDVTVRADNGNDKIGIYYKKGSSVNVYYQDINLCNGALPVFYQPTNNVTLFKTALKGSGIELTAASLRSISNYQNKGTVPFTLKLRAPVKIKAGSVKTWKITVKVTCKITVDKLTASSKIVSKDCDYGVDLW; from the coding sequence ATGGCCGAACGAATCCACCCCGGCGACTCACCACCGTCTTCCGGCGAACACTCGAATTCCAAGCCAGCTCCTCCTTCTTCAGATAAACCAATTCCACAACCCGGAACTTACGTCGTCCAGATCCCGAAGGACCAAGTCTACCGCGTTCCTCCGCCGGATAACTCCCGCCGCTACGCTCATCTGTCGAAAAGTAAGTCGAGTCGCAGCACCTGTTGCCGCTGCTGTTGCTGCTTGTTAACAACTATCCTCTCTCTCCTCCTTGCCGCCGCCATTGCCGCTGCTGTGATCTACTTCGTTCTCAAGCCCGAAGCTCCAAACTACTCCGTCGAGAGCGTTGCGATCAAGGGATTCAACCTCACGTCACCTTCTCCGCTATCGCCAGAATTCGACGTCACCGTCCGGGCTGACAACGGCAACGACAAGATCGGCATTTACTACAAGAAAGGTAGCTCCGTTAATGTTTACTACCAAGACATTAATCTCTGTAACGGTGCGTTGCCGGTTTTTTACCAGCCAACCAATAACGTAACACTGTTCAAAACGGCGCTGAAAGGCTCTGGCATCGAACTAACCGCCGCCTCGCTTAGGTCCATTTCCAATTATCAAAATAAAGGAACGGTGCCGTTTACTTTGAAGCTGAGAGCGCCGGTTAAGATTAAAGCTGGATCCGTTAAGACGTGGAAGATTACCGTTAAAGTAACGTGCAAGATAACGGTGGATAAGTTAACGGCGTCGTCCAAGATTGTATCCAAGGATTGTGATTATGGAGTAGATCTTtggtaa
- the LOC121224208 gene encoding probable carboxylesterase 18 produces the protein MSSTKKNWPKLPLGIRLLIAAHSMSVDAFSRYDGNAVNRRLMNLFDPKASPSRKPDNGVVSSDVVVDTTRKLWFRLYSNTTTAGKMSIPIIVYFHGGGFAYMAANSMSYDDLCKRLAREIPAVVVSVSYRLSPEHRYPSQYEDGFDVLKFIDNPDFEGFSAFGNTDTSSKKAFFIAGDSAGGNLAHHVALKACQHQFSLLKLHGVIALQPFFGGEERTESELKLVGAPLISVKRTDWMWKAFLPHGYNRDHHVVNVFGPNSVDISDLPFPPTLVFIGGFDPLQDWQRKYVEGLNKSGKHVYKIEYPNAFHGFYAFPQLPDTSLLMAEIKNFVLKQLDQ, from the coding sequence atgtcTAGCACGAAGAAGAATTGGCCAAAACTTCCATTGGGGATCAGACTTCTCATTGCTGCTCATTCTATGTCTGTGGATGCTTTTAGCCGCTACGATGGCAACGCAGTAAATCGACGTCTCATGAATCTTTTCGACCCTAAAGCCTCTCCATCAAGAAAACCTGATAATGGCGTTGTGTCTTCCGACGTCGTGGTTGACACCACCCGCAAACTTTGGTTCCGCCTATACAGCAACACTACCACCGCTGGCAAAATGTCCATTCCCATTATAGTCTACTTCCATGGTGGAGGCTTTGCGTATATGGCGGCCAATTCAATGAGCTACGATGACTTATGCAAGCGACTTGCGCGTGAAATTCCTGCTGTAGTTGTTTCCGTCAGCTACCGTCTGTCGCCTGAGCACCGATATCCGTCACAGTACGAAGATGGTTTTGACGTTTTAAAATTCATTGATAACCCTGATTTTGAAGGCTTTTCTGCTTTTGGTAATACCGATACCAGTAGCAAGAAGGCTTTTTTTATTGCCGGAGACAGTGCAGGTGGCAACCTGGCGCATCATGTGGCCCTCAAGGCTTGCCAGCATCAATTTTCCCTATTGAAGCTTCATGGAGTTATAGCGTTACAACCTTTTTTTGGTGGAGAGGAAAGAACAGAATCGGAGCTCAAACTTGTTGGGGCTCCATTAATCTCTGTGAAGCGCACTGATTGGATGTGGAAGGCTTTCTTGCCGCACGGCTACAATCGGGATCATCATGTTGTTAATGTATTTGGCCCAAATTCTGTTGATATCTCAGATTTACCATTTCCACCAACCCTTGTTTTTATAGGTGGTTTTGATCCTCTACAAGATTGGCAGAGAAAATATGTTGAGGGATTGAATAAATCTGGAAAACATGTTTACAAGATTGAGTACCCGAATGCGTTTCATGGCTTTTATGCGTTCCCCCAGCTGCCTGACACATCCTTGCTAATGGCTGAGATCAAGAACTTCGTGCTGAAGCAATTGGATCAATAG